A single region of the Pseudomonas sp. B21-023 genome encodes:
- a CDS encoding hybrid sensor histidine kinase/response regulator produces the protein MKFEKNNELDQANLRIIVASCAITYVALLGFLPGRSPATYLPVLLYYAGFVVVSIGMRQAIKRWPGHYPARRIFGMLGDYTGTSFGLVVGGETALPLYAVMVWINLGNGMRFGSRYLAIATVLALAALVVVWQLTPYWQEQPFLLPMLLTTSTLIPFYAHLLLERTRKATALAEAATREKSRFLAQASHDLRQPIHSIGLFTACLREARLGEEERRLVDSIDRSLLNVSQLFRSILDLYTLDNGRVQPKWETFAVDGFLRELLRQNSEAARWAGVEMRLVPSRHWTRADPGMLATMVQNVLSNSFKYAAGRPLLIGVRPRGEGLAIVVCDQGRGIAEEHQGRVFEEFYRVREARDKDVEGVGLGLAIVKRLGQLMGLAVSLRSRQGHGTTLTLQGLPKVPAQVPRAVADQAVQAGMLTGLRVCLVEDDHNVLQATSALLQRWGCEVQAESSPFGLASDCDVIVADYDLGPQATGIDCIDQLRAQRGAEVPALIMTGHDLDRLQGALQARGIAVLAKPVRPAELRAALRGLRESVAAPVV, from the coding sequence ATGAAGTTCGAGAAGAACAACGAGCTGGACCAGGCCAACCTGCGCATCATCGTCGCCTCTTGTGCGATCACCTACGTGGCGTTGCTGGGTTTCCTGCCGGGCCGCTCGCCCGCCACCTACCTGCCGGTGCTGCTCTACTACGCGGGGTTCGTGGTGGTGTCGATCGGCATGCGCCAGGCGATCAAGCGTTGGCCGGGACACTACCCAGCGCGGCGCATCTTCGGCATGCTGGGCGATTACACCGGCACCAGTTTCGGCCTGGTGGTTGGCGGTGAAACCGCGCTGCCGCTGTATGCAGTGATGGTCTGGATCAACCTGGGCAACGGCATGCGCTTCGGCTCGCGCTACCTGGCCATCGCCACCGTGCTGGCCCTGGCCGCGCTGGTTGTGGTGTGGCAACTGACCCCCTATTGGCAGGAACAGCCGTTCCTGCTGCCGATGCTGCTGACCACCAGCACCCTGATTCCGTTTTATGCCCACCTGCTGCTGGAGCGCACGCGCAAGGCCACAGCCCTGGCCGAGGCGGCGACCCGCGAGAAATCGCGCTTCCTGGCCCAGGCCAGTCACGACCTGCGCCAGCCGATCCACTCCATCGGCCTGTTCACCGCCTGCCTGCGCGAAGCGCGGCTGGGCGAGGAGGAGCGGCGCCTGGTGGACAGCATTGATCGCTCGCTGCTCAACGTTTCGCAGTTGTTCCGTTCGATCCTCGACCTGTACACCCTGGACAACGGCCGGGTGCAGCCCAAGTGGGAAACCTTCGCCGTGGATGGTTTCCTGCGCGAGTTGTTGCGCCAGAACAGTGAGGCGGCGCGCTGGGCCGGGGTCGAGATGCGCCTGGTGCCCAGCCGCCACTGGACACGCGCCGACCCGGGGATGCTCGCGACCATGGTGCAGAACGTGCTGTCGAACAGCTTCAAGTATGCCGCCGGGCGCCCGTTGCTGATCGGCGTGCGGCCACGCGGCGAGGGCCTGGCCATCGTCGTCTGCGACCAGGGCCGGGGCATTGCCGAAGAGCACCAGGGCCGCGTGTTCGAAGAGTTCTACCGGGTGCGCGAGGCGCGTGACAAGGACGTCGAGGGCGTCGGCCTGGGGCTGGCCATCGTCAAGCGCCTGGGGCAACTGATGGGTTTGGCGGTCAGCCTGCGCTCGCGCCAGGGACATGGCACCACGCTGACCTTGCAAGGGCTGCCCAAGGTGCCGGCACAAGTGCCACGGGCCGTTGCCGACCAGGCCGTGCAGGCAGGCATGCTCACCGGTTTGCGGGTGTGCCTGGTGGAGGATGACCATAACGTCCTGCAGGCCACCAGTGCCCTGCTGCAACGCTGGGGGTGCGAGGTGCAGGCCGAGAGCTCGCCCTTTGGCCTGGCCAGTGACTGCGATGTGATCGTTGCCGACTACGACCTCGGCCCGCAGGCCACCGGCATCGACTGCATCGACCAGTTGCGCGCGCAACGCGGCGCCGAAGTGCCGGCGCTGATCATGACGGGCCATGATCTCGACAGGCTGCAGGGCGCCCTGCAGGCAAGGGGTATCGCGGTACTGGCCAAGCCGGTGCGCCCGGCGGAGCTGCGTGCGGCGCTGCGCGGTTTGCGTGAGAGCGTGGCGGCGCCGGTCGTCTAG
- the paaZ gene encoding phenylacetic acid degradation bifunctional protein PaaZ, translating to MSAAPTLQSFIAGRWIGQHGAQALRSALDGHVLAYSHEERPDFAEAVDFARAQGLKQLLAMDFQQRAARLKALALYLAERKEQLYALSHHSGATRTDSWIDIEGGNATLFAYSSMGRRELPSGNLVHEGPAIPLGKQGHFAGSHILVPRAGVAVHINAFNFPIWGMLEKFAPTFLAGMPCIVKPATSTSYLTEAVVRLMNESGLLPAGSLQLVIGSTGDLLERLQGQDVVTFTGSADTAAKLRVTPNLIRNSVPFTAEADSLNCAILGPDVSPDSEEFELYIKEVAREMTTKAGQKCTAIRRAIVPARHIDAVATRLRERLRKVVVGDPSVEGVRMGALASHDQQRDVAERVRQLLATCEQLLGASDGFTPVGDGVAEGAFCAPTLLLARDPHAEGGAHDIEAFGPVSTLMAYDDLDEALALAARGKGSLVASLVTADRGVAAKAIPVAAAWHGRLLVLDSEAAKESTGHGSPLPQLKHGGPGRAGGGEELGGLRAVKHYLQRAAVQGSPSMLMAVTGEYVRGAEVIETEVHPFRRHFDDLRIGESLLTHRRTVTEADLVNFGCLSGDHFYMHFDEIAAKQSQFGKRIAHGYFVLSAAAGLFVSPGEGPVLANYGLDTLRFITPVGIGDTIQARLTCKRKIDQGKTSPQGQAQGVVAWDVEVTNQLGELVASYDILTLVLKR from the coding sequence ATGTCCGCCGCCCCTACCCTGCAAAGCTTCATCGCCGGCCGCTGGATCGGCCAGCACGGCGCCCAGGCCCTGCGCAGCGCCCTCGACGGTCACGTTCTGGCCTACAGCCACGAGGAACGCCCGGACTTCGCCGAGGCCGTGGACTTTGCCCGCGCCCAGGGCCTGAAGCAGCTACTGGCCATGGATTTCCAGCAGCGCGCCGCCCGCCTCAAGGCCCTGGCGCTGTACCTGGCCGAGCGCAAGGAGCAGCTCTACGCCCTGTCCCATCACAGCGGCGCCACCCGCACCGACAGCTGGATCGACATCGAAGGCGGCAACGCTACGCTGTTCGCCTATTCGAGCATGGGCCGCCGCGAGCTGCCGTCGGGCAACCTGGTGCACGAAGGTCCGGCGATCCCCCTGGGCAAGCAAGGCCATTTCGCCGGCAGCCATATCCTGGTGCCGCGTGCGGGCGTGGCCGTGCATATCAACGCCTTCAACTTCCCGATCTGGGGGATGCTGGAGAAGTTCGCCCCGACCTTCCTGGCCGGCATGCCGTGCATCGTCAAGCCTGCCACGTCCACCAGCTACCTGACCGAGGCCGTGGTACGCCTGATGAACGAGTCGGGCCTGCTGCCGGCCGGCAGCCTGCAACTGGTGATCGGCAGCACCGGTGACCTGCTCGAGCGCCTGCAGGGGCAGGACGTGGTGACTTTCACCGGCTCCGCCGACACCGCAGCTAAGCTGCGCGTCACCCCGAACCTGATCCGCAACTCGGTGCCCTTCACCGCCGAGGCCGACTCGCTGAACTGCGCCATCCTTGGCCCGGACGTGAGCCCTGACAGCGAGGAGTTCGAGCTGTACATCAAGGAAGTGGCGCGGGAAATGACCACCAAGGCCGGGCAGAAATGCACGGCGATCCGCCGCGCCATCGTCCCCGCCAGGCACATCGACGCGGTGGCCACTCGCCTGCGCGAACGGCTGCGCAAGGTAGTGGTGGGCGATCCTTCGGTGGAGGGCGTGCGCATGGGGGCGCTGGCCTCCCATGACCAGCAGCGTGATGTCGCCGAGCGCGTGCGCCAGTTGCTGGCCACCTGCGAGCAGTTGCTGGGCGCCAGTGACGGTTTCACCCCGGTCGGCGATGGCGTGGCCGAGGGGGCATTCTGCGCCCCGACCCTGCTGCTGGCCCGCGACCCGCATGCCGAGGGCGGTGCCCATGATATCGAAGCGTTCGGCCCGGTCAGCACGCTGATGGCCTACGACGACCTCGACGAGGCCTTGGCCCTGGCCGCCCGCGGCAAGGGCAGCCTGGTGGCGAGCCTGGTCACCGCCGACCGCGGCGTGGCGGCCAAGGCCATCCCGGTGGCTGCGGCCTGGCACGGGCGGCTGCTGGTACTCGACAGCGAGGCGGCCAAGGAATCCACCGGGCATGGCTCACCGTTGCCACAGCTCAAGCACGGCGGCCCCGGCCGTGCCGGCGGCGGCGAGGAGCTGGGCGGCCTGCGCGCGGTCAAGCACTACCTGCAGCGAGCCGCGGTGCAAGGCTCGCCGAGCATGCTGATGGCGGTGACCGGCGAGTACGTGCGCGGGGCCGAGGTGATCGAAACCGAGGTGCACCCGTTCCGCCGCCATTTCGATGACTTGCGCATCGGCGAGTCGCTGCTGACCCACCGGCGCACAGTGACCGAGGCCGACCTGGTCAACTTCGGCTGCCTGTCGGGCGATCACTTCTACATGCACTTCGACGAGATCGCCGCCAAACAGTCGCAGTTCGGCAAGCGCATCGCCCACGGCTACTTCGTGCTGTCGGCGGCCGCCGGATTGTTCGTCAGCCCCGGCGAAGGGCCGGTGCTGGCCAACTACGGGCTGGACACGCTGCGCTTCATCACCCCGGTGGGCATCGGCGACACCATCCAGGCGCGCCTGACCTGCAAGCGCAAGATCGACCAGGGCAAGACCAGCCCTCAGGGGCAGGCGCAAGGCGTGGTGGCCTGGGATGTGGAAGTGACCAACCAGTTGGGTGAGCTGGTGGCCAGTTATGACATTCTGACCTTGGTGCTCAAGCGCTGA
- a CDS encoding OprD family porin, with the protein MNRTHLKSAAWLATLALPLPAMADFIADSHARLELRNHYLNRDFRQSNAPQSKAEEWGQGFTARFESGFTEGPVGVGVDAMGQLGIKLDSSRDRRNTGLLPYGPNSLEPVDDYSELGLTAKLRVSKSTLRLGTLQPILPVVVYNDTRLLASTFQGGLLTSQELDGLTFNGGRLTKANLRDSSGRDDIGYGAASSDHFDFGGGSYAITPQASVSYYYAKLEDIYRQQYVGFVHTQPLAEGVSLRSDLRYFDSRGDGAERAGKIDNRNFNAMFTLGVKAHKFTATWQQMSGDSAFPFLNGGDPYTVNLVTYNTFTRAGLDSWQLRYDYDFVAQGIPGLSFMTRYTDGRHAETTTVNNGRERERDTDITYVIQSGPFKDVSLRWRNVTFRSGNGLTNAVDENRLIIGYTLALW; encoded by the coding sequence ATGAACCGCACGCACCTCAAGTCAGCCGCCTGGCTGGCCACCCTCGCCCTGCCCTTGCCGGCCATGGCGGACTTTATCGCTGACAGTCACGCCCGCCTCGAACTGCGCAACCACTACCTCAACCGTGACTTCCGCCAGAGCAACGCCCCGCAGAGCAAGGCCGAAGAATGGGGCCAGGGCTTCACCGCCCGCTTCGAATCGGGTTTCACCGAGGGGCCGGTTGGTGTCGGGGTGGACGCCATGGGCCAACTGGGCATCAAGCTCGACTCCAGCCGCGACCGACGCAACACCGGCCTGCTGCCCTACGGACCGAACAGCCTGGAGCCGGTGGATGACTACAGCGAGCTGGGCCTGACCGCCAAGCTGCGGGTCTCCAAGAGCACCCTGCGCCTGGGCACGCTGCAACCGATCCTGCCGGTGGTGGTGTACAACGATACCCGCCTGCTGGCCTCGACCTTCCAGGGCGGCCTGCTGACCAGCCAGGAACTGGACGGCCTGACCTTCAACGGCGGCCGCCTGACCAAGGCCAACCTGCGCGACTCGTCCGGGCGCGATGATATCGGCTACGGCGCCGCCAGCAGCGACCACTTCGACTTCGGCGGCGGCAGCTACGCCATCACTCCGCAGGCCAGCGTCAGCTACTACTACGCCAAGCTCGAGGACATCTACCGCCAGCAATATGTGGGTTTTGTGCATACCCAACCCTTGGCCGAGGGCGTCAGCCTGCGCAGCGACCTGCGCTACTTCGACAGCCGCGGCGACGGCGCCGAGCGCGCGGGCAAGATCGACAACCGCAACTTCAACGCCATGTTCACCCTGGGCGTGAAGGCCCACAAGTTCACCGCCACCTGGCAGCAGATGTCCGGCGACAGCGCCTTCCCGTTCCTCAACGGCGGCGACCCGTACACCGTCAACCTGGTCACCTACAACACCTTCACCCGCGCCGGGCTCGACTCCTGGCAGCTGCGCTACGACTACGACTTCGTGGCGCAGGGCATCCCCGGGCTGAGTTTCATGACCCGCTACACAGACGGCCGCCACGCCGAAACCACCACGGTCAACAATGGCCGCGAGCGTGAACGCGACACCGACATCACCTACGTGATCCAGAGCGGTCCGTTCAAGGACGTCAGCCTGCGCTGGCGCAACGTTACCTTCCGCTCCGGCAATGGCCTGACCAATGCCGTGGACGAAAATCGCCTGATCATCGGCTACACCCTGGCGCTCTGGTAA
- a CDS encoding DUF485 domain-containing protein, with protein sequence MTPEHLETISKHPAFVQLIKRKRRLNGSLTLTMLAAYYGFVLLVAFAPGVLGQSLSGGVTSVGMLVGVLMVLLSFALTGIYMHRANRVIDPLNEVVKQECAR encoded by the coding sequence ATGACACCCGAACACCTTGAAACCATCAGCAAGCACCCCGCCTTCGTGCAACTGATCAAGCGCAAGCGCCGCCTCAACGGCTCACTGACCCTGACCATGCTCGCCGCCTACTACGGCTTCGTCCTGCTGGTGGCCTTCGCCCCCGGCGTGCTCGGCCAGTCCCTCAGCGGCGGCGTGACCAGCGTCGGCATGCTGGTTGGAGTGCTCATGGTGCTGCTGTCCTTTGCCCTCACCGGCATCTACATGCACCGCGCCAACCGCGTCATCGACCCGCTCAACGAAGTGGTCAAGCAGGAGTGCGCGCGATGA
- the paaE gene encoding 1,2-phenylacetyl-CoA epoxidase subunit PaaE, which produces MSQFHSLTIKQVRQETRDAVSIAFDVPAHLRDEFRFTQGQYLVMRTHLDDEEVRRSYSICSAVQDDELRVAVKRVPGGRFSAFANEMLKAGQQLEVMPPSGSFFVPLEPTRRGNYLGVAAGSGITPILSLVATTLATEPNSRFTLLYGNRASNSALFRDRLEDLKNRYLERLNLIFVFSREQQDVDLYNGRIDADKCGQLFSRWLDVASLDAAFICGPQAMTETVRDSLQANGMDKARIHYELFAAAGSEARREAREAARELDSAVSQVTVISDGRALAFDLPRNTHSVLDAGNAIGAELPYSCKAGVCSTCKCKVIEGEVEMDSNHALEDYEVAAGYVLSCQTYPLSDKVVLDFDQL; this is translated from the coding sequence ATGAGCCAGTTTCACAGCCTGACCATCAAGCAAGTGCGCCAGGAGACCCGGGACGCGGTGTCCATCGCCTTCGACGTGCCCGCGCACCTGCGCGATGAGTTCCGTTTCACCCAGGGCCAGTACCTGGTCATGCGCACCCACCTGGATGACGAAGAGGTGCGCCGCTCCTACTCGATCTGCAGCGCGGTGCAGGACGACGAGCTGCGGGTCGCCGTCAAGCGCGTGCCGGGCGGTCGTTTCTCGGCCTTTGCCAACGAAATGCTCAAGGCCGGCCAGCAGCTCGAAGTGATGCCGCCCTCGGGCAGCTTCTTCGTGCCGCTGGAACCGACGCGCCGGGGCAACTACCTGGGCGTGGCCGCCGGCAGCGGCATCACTCCGATCCTGTCGCTGGTCGCCACCACGCTGGCCACTGAACCCAACAGCCGCTTCACCTTGCTGTACGGCAACCGCGCCAGCAACAGCGCGCTGTTCCGCGACCGCCTCGAGGACCTGAAGAACCGGTACCTCGAGCGCCTCAACCTGATTTTCGTGTTCAGCCGCGAGCAACAGGACGTCGACCTGTACAACGGCCGCATCGACGCCGACAAGTGCGGCCAGCTGTTCTCCCGCTGGCTCGACGTGGCCTCTCTCGATGCTGCCTTCATCTGCGGCCCCCAGGCCATGACCGAAACCGTGCGCGACAGCCTGCAGGCCAACGGCATGGACAAGGCGCGCATCCACTATGAACTGTTCGCCGCCGCCGGCAGCGAAGCTCGCCGCGAGGCCCGTGAAGCGGCCCGCGAGCTGGATTCGGCGGTCAGCCAGGTGACCGTGATCAGCGATGGCCGCGCCCTGGCCTTCGACCTGCCGCGCAACACCCACAGCGTGCTCGACGCCGGCAACGCCATCGGCGCCGAGCTGCCGTACTCGTGCAAGGCCGGGGTGTGCTCGACCTGCAAGTGCAAGGTGATCGAGGGCGAGGTGGAGATGGACAGCAACCATGCCCTGGAAGACTACGAAGTGGCCGCCGGGTATGTGCTGTCGTGCCAGACCTACCCGTTGAGCGACAAGGTGGTGCTCGACTTCGATCAGCTTTGA
- the paaD gene encoding 1,2-phenylacetyl-CoA epoxidase subunit PaaD: MQPGELIAGDRGARDLRDGDLSRAWAVLAEVMDPEVPVVSVVDLGVVRDLDWRAGHLHLVVTPTYSGCPATEVIESDIRQALEQAGFAEPALERRLTPAWSTDWISAQGRERLRAYGIAPPEGRANLRGAAPSVCCPQCGSADTELLSQFGSTACKALYRCRACLEPFDYFKCL, from the coding sequence ATGCAACCTGGTGAGCTGATCGCTGGCGACCGGGGCGCCAGGGACTTGCGCGACGGCGACCTGAGCCGGGCCTGGGCGGTGCTGGCCGAGGTGATGGACCCGGAAGTACCGGTGGTCAGCGTGGTCGACTTAGGTGTTGTGCGCGACCTCGACTGGCGCGCCGGCCACCTGCACCTGGTGGTCACCCCGACCTACTCCGGCTGCCCGGCCACCGAGGTGATCGAGAGTGACATTCGCCAGGCCCTGGAACAGGCCGGCTTCGCGGAGCCGGCGCTGGAGCGTCGTCTCACCCCGGCGTGGAGCACCGACTGGATCAGTGCGCAAGGCCGTGAGCGGCTGCGCGCCTACGGTATCGCCCCACCCGAGGGCCGCGCCAACCTGCGTGGTGCGGCACCCAGCGTGTGTTGCCCGCAGTGCGGCAGCGCCGATACCGAACTGCTCAGCCAGTTCGGTTCCACCGCCTGCAAGGCCCTGTACCGCTGCCGCGCCTGCCTGGAACCGTTCGACTATTTCAAATGCCTTTGA
- the paaC gene encoding 1,2-phenylacetyl-CoA epoxidase subunit PaaC, with protein sequence MHKQALIQYLLLLGDSALVQGQRLCEWCGKAPALEEELALMNVGLDLVGQARNWLDYAAELLDDGRDADALAFRRDERAYRNLLLVEQPNGDYAVTLLKQFLYDAWHHATLEALSASRDERIAGIAAKALKEVTYHLRRSGEWVQRLGGGTEESRRRMLEAIPALWRFTVELSVANDGEVQLAKAGIGADPAQIAQHWLNTVTAIFASVDLPLPKAASHFYLDGRKGLHTEHLGLLLAEMQFLPRAYPDATW encoded by the coding sequence ATGCACAAGCAAGCACTTATCCAATACCTGCTGCTGCTCGGCGACAGCGCCCTGGTTCAGGGCCAGCGCCTGTGCGAGTGGTGCGGCAAGGCGCCGGCGCTGGAAGAAGAACTGGCACTGATGAACGTCGGCCTCGACCTGGTGGGCCAGGCGCGCAACTGGCTGGACTACGCCGCCGAACTGCTGGACGACGGCCGCGACGCCGATGCCCTGGCGTTCCGTCGCGACGAACGCGCCTACCGCAACCTGCTCCTGGTCGAGCAACCCAACGGCGACTACGCCGTGACCCTGCTCAAGCAGTTCCTGTACGACGCTTGGCACCACGCCACGCTTGAAGCGCTCAGCGCCTCGCGCGATGAACGTATCGCCGGCATCGCCGCCAAGGCCCTGAAAGAAGTCACCTATCACCTGCGCCGCTCCGGCGAATGGGTACAGCGCCTGGGGGGCGGCACGGAAGAAAGCCGCCGACGCATGCTCGAAGCCATCCCGGCCTTGTGGCGCTTCACGGTCGAACTGAGCGTGGCCAACGACGGTGAAGTCCAGCTGGCCAAAGCCGGTATCGGCGCCGACCCGGCGCAGATCGCCCAGCATTGGCTGAACACCGTCACGGCCATCTTCGCCTCGGTCGATCTGCCCCTGCCCAAGGCCGCCAGCCACTTCTACCTGGACGGGCGCAAGGGCCTGCACACCGAACACCTCGGCCTGCTGCTGGCTGAAATGCAGTTCCTGCCGCGAGCCTACCCCGATGCAACCTGGTGA
- the paaB gene encoding 1,2-phenylacetyl-CoA epoxidase subunit PaaB — translation MSVWTLFEVFVRSKHGLNHKHVGSVHAADAAMAIENARELYTRRSEGVSLWVVPSALITASSPDEKDPLFAPADDKVYRHASFYELPAEVGHM, via the coding sequence ATGTCTGTCTGGACCCTGTTCGAAGTCTTCGTGCGCAGCAAGCACGGCCTGAACCACAAGCATGTGGGCAGCGTGCACGCCGCCGACGCCGCCATGGCCATCGAGAACGCCCGCGAGCTGTACACCCGCCGCAGCGAAGGCGTGAGCCTGTGGGTGGTGCCCTCGGCGCTGATCACCGCCTCTTCTCCCGACGAGAAGGACCCACTGTTCGCCCCGGCGGACGACAAGGTCTACCGCCATGCCAGCTTCTACGAGCTGCCCGCCGAAGTCGGACACATGTGA
- the paaK gene encoding phenylacetate--CoA ligase PaaK yields MNLYHDADRALLDPMETASLDALRQHQLERLRWSLNHAYANVPLYRQRFDACGAHPDDLKSLEDLARFPFTGKNDLRDNYPYGMFAVPQDQVVRLHASSGTTGKPTVVGYTQNDIDTWANVVARSIRAAGGRRGDKVHVSYGYGLFTGGLGAHYGAERLGCTVIPMSGGQTEKQVQLIRDFQPDIIMVTPSYMLNLADEIERQGIDPHDLKLRLGIFGAEPWTDELRRAIEQRLGIDALDIYGLSEIMGPGVAMECIQTKDGPTIWEDHFYPEIIDPVTGQVLPDGQLGELVFTSLSKEALPMVRYRTRDLTRLLPGTARPMRRIGKITGRSDDMLIIRGVNVFPTQIEEQVLKIKQLSELYEIHLYRNGNLDSVEVHVELRSDSQYLDEGQRKQVVGELAKQIKTYIGISTQIQLQPCGTLKRSEGKACHVYDKRLAS; encoded by the coding sequence ATGAATCTCTACCACGATGCCGACCGCGCCCTGCTCGACCCGATGGAAACCGCCAGCCTCGACGCACTGCGCCAGCACCAGCTGGAGCGCCTGCGCTGGAGCCTGAACCACGCCTACGCCAATGTGCCGCTGTACCGCCAGCGCTTCGACGCCTGCGGCGCCCATCCCGACGACCTGAAATCGCTGGAGGACCTGGCCCGCTTCCCCTTCACCGGCAAGAACGACCTGCGCGACAACTACCCCTATGGCATGTTCGCCGTGCCCCAGGATCAAGTGGTGCGCCTGCACGCCTCCAGCGGCACCACCGGCAAGCCGACGGTGGTCGGCTACACCCAGAACGACATCGACACCTGGGCCAACGTGGTGGCGCGCTCGATTCGCGCCGCCGGCGGGCGCCGCGGCGACAAGGTGCATGTCTCCTACGGCTACGGCCTGTTCACCGGCGGCCTGGGCGCGCACTACGGCGCCGAGCGCCTGGGCTGCACGGTGATCCCCATGTCCGGCGGCCAGACCGAGAAACAGGTGCAGCTGATCCGCGACTTCCAGCCGGACATCATCATGGTTACCCCCTCGTACATGCTCAACCTCGCCGACGAGATCGAGCGCCAGGGCATCGACCCGCACGACCTCAAGCTGCGCCTGGGCATCTTCGGCGCCGAACCCTGGACCGATGAACTGCGCCGCGCCATCGAGCAGCGCCTGGGCATCGACGCCCTGGACATCTACGGGCTGTCGGAAATCATGGGCCCGGGCGTGGCCATGGAGTGCATCCAGACCAAGGACGGCCCGACCATCTGGGAAGACCATTTCTACCCCGAGATCATCGACCCGGTCACAGGCCAGGTGCTGCCGGATGGCCAGCTCGGCGAGCTGGTGTTCACCTCGCTGAGCAAGGAGGCGTTGCCGATGGTGCGCTACCGCACCCGCGACCTCACCCGCCTGCTGCCGGGCACGGCGCGGCCGATGCGGCGCATCGGCAAGATCACCGGGCGCAGCGACGACATGCTGATCATCCGCGGGGTCAATGTGTTCCCGACGCAGATCGAGGAGCAGGTACTCAAGATAAAACAGCTTTCCGAGCTGTATGAGATTCACCTGTATCGTAATGGCAATCTCGACAGCGTCGAGGTGCACGTTGAACTGCGCAGCGACAGCCAGTACCTCGACGAGGGCCAGCGCAAGCAGGTGGTGGGTGAACTGGCGAAGCAGATCAAGACCTACATCGGCATCAGCACGCAGATCCAGCTGCAGCCGTGCGGCACGCTGAAACGTTCAGAGGGCAAGGCCTGTCACGTGTATGACAAGCGGCTGGCCAGCTGA
- the pcaF gene encoding 3-oxoadipyl-CoA thiolase — translation MTDASLPHALIIDAVRTPIGRYGGALSSVRPDDLAAVPIKALMARHPGLDWAALDDVILGCANQAGEDNRNVARMAGLLAGLPIEVPGTTINRLCGSGLDAIGNAARALRCGEAGLMLAGGVESMSRAPFVMGKSEQAFGRSAQLFDTTIGWRFVNPSMQAQYGIDSMPETAENVAERFNIAREDQDAFALRSQLKAAAAQANGRLAREIVAVEIAQRKGPPKRIEQDEHPRGDTTLEQLARLGTPFREGGSVTAGNASGVNDGACALLLASPQAAQRHGLKARGRVLGLAVAGVEPRLMGIGPVSATHKVLELTGLALGDMDVIELNEAFAAQGLAVLRELGLADDDPRVNPNGGAIALGHPLGMSGARLVTTALHQLELTGGRYALCTMCIGVGQGIALVIERL, via the coding sequence ATGACTGACGCCAGCCTGCCCCACGCGCTGATCATCGATGCCGTGCGCACCCCCATCGGCCGCTACGGCGGCGCCCTGTCGAGCGTGCGCCCCGACGATCTCGCCGCGGTGCCGATCAAGGCGCTGATGGCGCGCCATCCCGGACTCGACTGGGCGGCACTGGACGATGTGATCCTCGGTTGCGCCAACCAGGCCGGCGAAGACAACCGCAACGTCGCGCGCATGGCCGGCCTGCTGGCCGGGCTGCCGATCGAGGTGCCCGGCACCACGATCAACCGCCTGTGCGGCTCGGGCCTGGACGCCATCGGCAATGCTGCCCGCGCCCTGCGCTGCGGCGAAGCCGGGTTGATGCTGGCCGGCGGCGTCGAGTCGATGTCGCGGGCACCCTTCGTCATGGGCAAGTCGGAACAGGCCTTTGGCCGCAGCGCGCAGCTGTTCGACACCACCATCGGCTGGCGCTTCGTCAACCCGTCGATGCAGGCGCAATACGGCATCGATTCGATGCCCGAAACCGCCGAGAACGTCGCCGAGCGCTTCAACATCGCCCGCGAAGACCAGGATGCCTTTGCCCTGCGCAGCCAGCTCAAGGCCGCCGCCGCCCAGGCCAATGGCCGCCTGGCCCGAGAGATCGTCGCGGTGGAGATCGCGCAGCGCAAAGGCCCGCCCAAGCGTATCGAGCAGGACGAGCACCCGCGGGGCGACACCACCCTGGAACAACTGGCGCGCCTGGGCACGCCGTTCCGTGAGGGCGGCAGCGTCACCGCCGGCAATGCCTCGGGCGTCAATGACGGCGCCTGCGCCCTGCTGCTGGCCAGCCCACAGGCCGCGCAACGCCACGGCCTCAAGGCCCGTGGCCGGGTGCTTGGCCTTGCGGTGGCGGGCGTCGAGCCACGCCTCATGGGTATCGGCCCGGTGTCGGCGACTCACAAGGTACTGGAGCTGACCGGCCTGGCGCTGGGCGACATGGACGTGATCGAGCTCAACGAAGCCTTTGCCGCCCAGGGCCTGGCCGTGCTGCGCGAGCTGGGCCTGGCCGACGACGATCCGCGGGTCAATCCCAACGGCGGCGCCATCGCCCTGGGCCACCCGCTGGGCATGAGCGGCGCACGCCTGGTCACCACCGCCCTGCACCAGCTGGAGCTGACCGGCGGCCGTTACGCCCTGTGCACCATGTGCATCGGCGTCGGCCAGGGCATCGCCCTGGTGATCGAACGCCTCTGA